The uncultured Methanobrevibacter sp. genomic interval TAGCTCTTAATGTGAAATCATTATCAGAAATAATAATACCATAGATATAATCTTTACCAACGGAAGTAATATTGTTATTAACAATTACGGCACCAGATGTTCCTGAAAAATCAACAACATAAATAGTGTCGTAACCATAGGAAGTAACAACACCAGAATAAGTAGTATTTATATCATTACTATCTAAAACAGGACCATTTGAATCTCTTACAATAATAGTTCCACTAATTGGACTACTTACCCAATTTCCACTACCTGCAGGGACTTCTGCCCAACCGACATCAGCGGAAACAATTTTAGCCTTAATTTTGTTGCCGCTAATTATAGCATTATTGGAATTTGAAACACGAATCGCATAGTTTACTTCCCATCCTGTTGTAGCACCGACATAATTAATGATATTGTTTATAATTTTTAAATTATCTGCAAAATCAGCATTAATTGCATATCCATTAATACCGGCATTTGCATTAAAATTAATAGTAGAATCTTCGATTAATACATCAGATGCATTGGAAACTGAAATTCCAAATTCACCTTTATCTTGATTAATAGTTAAACCGGAAATAATAACATCACTAGATTTGACATCTATAGAAATGTTAGTTAATACTGCATCATTACCGCTTATTTTAATTGAGCGGTTAAGAACAATATTATCTACCCCAACATTAGAAATATCTCCACTAAATACCAATTCATCTGAAGTAACATTACTCAATAGAGATCCAGTACTATCAAAATAATTATTAAAATTATCTTTAGTTACAACATTTTCATCTGCACTCACTGCTTGAGAATTTTCATCAACAGCAAGTGGCTCATCGATAACAATTTCATTATCAATAGCTACGACATCTGTAGCATTGTCACTAGCAAAAGCTGCGCTTAATGACAACATTACTACAGAAAGCATGATTAATGAAATAAATAAACTTTTTGCTTTGATAATTTCACCTCATTTTAATATAATTAAAATAAACAATAGCCATGAAAATCATAATTAATTGAAAAAAAAATTGACTATATGCATATAAGTTATATTTTAAAAATATTTAAATGTATTTAAAGAAAAATTGAAAAAAAAGTAAAATAAAGGTTAAATAACCTTATTTTTTAATCTGTATAGTATTCTTAATAGTACATCCACCATAACTTGAAGTTATTGTGAATTTACCTACTTTTAAATTTTTGATAGCGGCAGTTGCAACACCTTTTTTGTTTGTTTTAGCAGAATACTTTTTACCACTAATTTTAAAAGTAATCTTTTTACCCTTTAAGACTTTACCTTTTTTATCCACTAATTTAGTGGAGAATTTAATTGTTTTGGCTTTTTTATGCACTATATTTTTTGCAGACAAAGTTGCTTTAAAGACAATATTATTGGATGTGGAAACACCACCATAAGTTGCAGCAATAGTATACTTGCCCACGCCTAACTTAACTGAAGCGGTTGCATAACCTGATTTATCAGTTTTGGATTTTATTGTTTTGCCATTGACTTTGAAATTGACAACTTTTCCGGCACCTACAGCCTTACCCTTAGTGTCCAATATGCGGACTTTATACTTTACAGTGTTTCCATAATAAACGGAGTAATTCTTGCCTCCAGATATAGGATTAACAATAAGTACTTTTGATGTAAGAGTATTTTCAGAGTATTTGCCTTCAGCAGGTGAATTAACAGTTGCCTGATAAGAACCCGCTTTGGCATCTGCAGGCAATACAAGTTTTCCTTCATCATTTGAAGTAATTGAATAGGTAGTTGAACCAAGTTTCACAGATACTTTTTTATTTCCAATAATATTGCCATTGGAATCTTTTAAAGTACCTAATATTCCTTTGACATACATGTTGGAATTAATAGATATCATAACATCGAGTCTTGGTGAAACAGTTAATTTAGACTCAACACTTGCATCATTATAATTGCTTAACCCAGATATGTCTGCACGAACAATGTAATCACCAGTACCCAATGAAACAGGAAGTTCATAGGATATTTTTGCAATACCCTGACTATCCGATACTGCTGTTCCCATAGGGAAGTCTCTAGCACTTTGCCTGTTAAATTTAACAGTAGCTTCTTTAATTGGATTGCCTAAAGGATCAATAATTTTTAAAGAAATTGATTGAGTATCACCCTGAGTCATTGTTATATTCTCAAATGTCACAATAACATCAGCTTTATTAACATCAACCAACATTTCATAGACAGATAATTTGTAATTTTCCTTAAACAGTTGTGCTGTAAATCGATAGGTTGCAGGAGTGTAAGTTTCATCAAAGGCGTAGTTATAAACAGCACCACCATTTGAAACTGTTGTATCACCTATAAATTTATCATCCCAATCATAAAATTTGACAACAGCACCATTTAATTCATTACCACAGGTTAAAATAAATTGACCATTTCCCAAATATTTAATTTCACTTACGTTAATAGCATAATTAGCAATGAAGACATAATTGTCAGAAATCTCATTTCCAATTGTGTTGTTTACTGCAGCATTACCAATGCCTTTTTCTGAATCCAAATAATTATCCACAATAACATTATCAATAGCTTCATTATCAATTATAATTGCATAACCTTTGGTTGAAGTAATATTATTGGCATTTATTCTGTTATTTGAAGAATTTGATCTAAGATATATTCCTGCATTTCCGCATTTAATTGAATCCAAGTTTCTAATAGTCAACTCTTCACCATTACCGTTTGCAGATATGATATTGTTTGAAATAATATTTTCTTTACAAATAGAAAGCAAGATTCCATAAACCTGTTTTGCATCAGTTTTAAAATCATTGCCGATTATTACATTACCATCAGAGGATAATGCTTCAATTCCATAAATAACTTCTGAATTCAAAGTAACGTCATTTCCTTCAATAGTGGTCATTTTTGACAGTTCCAATGTAATTCCATAAGTAACACCATTTGCATTTAAGAAAATGACATTGTCTTTTAAGATTGTTCCTTCAGATTCAGCACCCACAATTAAACCAGTAGCAAAATACGGACTTTCAAGAGTTATGATATTGCCTTCAAAAGTATTGTTTGTAGCGCCTTGACCTTCAGGAGCTTTATGACCAGTGTTATAACCTAAAACACCCATTCCATAAACATAATTGTCTTTGCCTTTTACATTAACAATATTGTTTGAAAAAACATTGTTATGACTATTGAAATATAAATCTATACCGACTAGTGAGTTAGTAGAGTTGTCTTTGCCAGTGGTTGAATGGACTTCAGCTAATTTGGAAGTGACATTTACATTATTTCCTGAAACTACATTATTTGATGAGTATAATAATAAAATTCCGTATGTTTGATAAATTTCGGAAATAACATGCGCTCCATCCATACAATATTCTTCACCATCAATGCAAAGCTCATTACCATCAATACAATAAGACTTACCATCAATTACAAGCTCATTACCATCAATACAATAAGACTTACCATCTATAACAAGCTCATTACCATCTCAATTACAAGCTCATTACCATCAATACAATACTGTTTTCCATCTATAACAATTTCGTTACCATCAATACAATAAGACTTACCATCTATAACAAGCTCATTACCATCAATACAATAAGATTTTCCATCAATATATAACTCATTACCATCAATGCAATATTGTTTTCCATCTATAACAATTTCGTTACCATCAATACAGGTTTCCGGTCTGAAATTATAAACATCCCCAGTACCAATTGTTTTAATAGTATTGTTTGCAAAATTACAATCTTCACAAGCATATGAAAGTAAAGTAAATGTTAAATAATCCCCTTCAGAAGTTAATTGATTATTCCACACGTCAACAAATGTTGATTCTAAAACATAAACAGCATAAGATGCCTTAGGGTCGTTTACAGAAATATTATTGTTAATAATTCTTACACCTTGAGCCTGATTTACGAAAATTCCCCATGCATTGACTCTTTCTGCTTCCTTATTGATAATGTTTAGATTTTCAATTAATACATTGCCAGTAGTGACTTTAAATGTGGAATTATAAAATATAGGATTTTCACCAGTGATTTTGATACCTTTATTTATGTATATTACCTTATTATCGAATGTACCTTTAAATTTTAAAATATCACCATCATTAACCAAATCAGTCAAACCACCATTTGCATTGATATATTCATCAAAATTAGATGGTGTGATTGTTAAAGTGGTACCTTTATAAATATAAGTTGGTTTTGAAGTATCAATAACACCTGCAGGAGTGTGAATATCTTTTCCAAATACATTATTAGACTGAACATCAATATCAGAAGTGTTAGCTTGAACACCACTTGCATCAATTGCAACCTTATTACCAGTTCTAACTGTGTTTCCAATAATATTAACATTAGAAGGCATTCTTCTGGAACTTAATTTTTCGATTAAAATTCCAACACCAGAATCAGAAGTAACAACATTATTTTCAATCAAAAGACCAGAACCTTCATCTTTTTCATAAATTCCAGATCCAAATTCTGTGAAAACAGTATTATTTCTAATTACAACATTTGAACCGGCAGCAACAATACCCCTACCTGCTTTTGTTACATTCACCCAATTGTTTTCTACAATGGAATTATCAATAACGGTTATTCCTGCACCAGTTGATATTATTTTACAATCAATAATAGTGTTATTTTTAACAATTGCACCGTAAGATCCTACAATTGCATACTCCCCACCAGTTTCAACGCCAAGGTGGTTGTAATCAGCACCTGTGATATTTCTAATAATATTGTCTGTGAAAATATTACCATAACCGGAAGAAGAAATACCTCTATAACCTCTAATAACCTTATTAGCTTTAATTGTATTATTGTTACCCATGATTTGAATGGTATAACTCCATGAAGTAGGTAAAACATCCTTATTGCACATTACAGTATTATTATAAATAACATTGAAATTAGAAAGACCTCCTTTTATAGGGCCACCATCATAACTAGACAGGTAAATACCATTAGCATCATCAACTTCCACTTTATTATTAGCAATGTAGTTATAATGAGAACCACTTACAAGCAGTGTTGGAGTGGATCTTGTACCATGACCATATGTAATACCGTATGTCTTTAAGTCATTGTCAGTTACATTATTATGGTTAGCACCATTTGCAACACAAATTGCATAAGAAGCCCTTCCAGTATTTTTTATAGTACAACCATCAATTACACAATTGCTTGCTGAGTTTAAAAATATACCGTAAGTCTCAGCTTTTGTATTTGCAATATTAAGGTGTGATATTGAACTTCCAGAAGCACCGCTTAACAGTGAAATCATAGAATTTTTCATGTTATTTGAAGAAGTTCCCACAACATTGATTTTTTTATTGAAAATAAAATTCTTTGATGAAAAATTTCCATCCAAATTAATTGTATCTCCTTCATTTACCTTTGAAGATACCAAATTACCCTTTAAATCAAAATATTGATTATAATTCGCATCATTTATTGTATGTGAAGAAGATTCCAACTGATTTTGTGAATCTTCTACCGTTAAAACATCATTAGAATTATGATTAATATTAACATCAGAAGATACTTCAACAGCATCATAAATAGCTTCATTACTTACAGCATTAGTTTCATTTAAATTTTCCACAGCGCTAACCGCACCAATTGAAACCAATAAAAGCAATAAAACTAAACAAATATTAATTTTTTTACTCATATTATACCTCATCAAATTTTAATTGAAAGTTTGATAAAACAAACTTTAAAAATTTTCTATTATAATATAATCTATGACAAAATACAATATTTAAAAATTACTATAAAATAAAAAAAAAGTTGATGATTAATTTAATAATCATCATAATCATCTTTACTATCTCTAGCATAACCAACCAAGAAAATTGCAATTAAAATAATTACAGCAATTATAACAAATATTGGCATGCTTGATTCTGCAGAACTTGAAGCAGATTTAGCAACAGATTGTTCTGAAATCTCATATGATTTAGCTCCACCAGCACTTTCACCACCAGAAGATGCATCCTGTGAGCTAGAAGAGTCAGCTGCTGATTTTGCATCACCAGATTGTGAAGCATCATTACCTACAGAAGTTTGACCTCCACTGTTAGACCCATCAGATTGTGATTGTTGTGATGTGGAATTTGTTAAAACATTAGCATTTTGATTTCCTTTTTCACCATTTTCAGAGCCTTGGCCTTGATTTCCTTCAGCACCTTGTTTATCAGTTTCCTTATCCATTTGATATAATGGATCTGTTTCGGTTGCCTGAGCTAAAATTTCTGCAAATTTTTGTTTTTGTGCAGGAGTTAAAGAACTTAACTGAATAATTTCAGAGTTCCATGCAAGGTTTTTACAAGTGTGGTGACAACATGCAACACCATACTCAATTACACTTTGCATGTAAGAATCGACTAACTTTTGAACAGTACTTGCATCTCCATCCCAAAGTCCTTGTTGAGCCATATAAACCATCCAAGCAAGTGTGGATTGAGAACCTGCTGCTAACGTATTACTGTTAACACCAGAATTTATTTTAAGTACAGTATCAGCCAATTGATTACCCAATTCTTTATTTAATTTTTCTCCGCCCAAAACGGTTGTTGCATAGAAATTCTGGAATCTGGAAGCATATGCATTCATACCTGCAGGAGTTTTAACTAAAGGATCATAGTATTGTGGATTTAAAAGAATGCTACGAACTTCGAATTCCAATTCTTCCTGATAAGTTCTTGAAACATATTTATTTTTGTTCCTAATATCAAAGAAAGCAGTATCAGGCTTATCTTTACCTGATTTTTCTTTCAATACATTAGCTGCATTATATAATCCACCAAACCAATCATAGTAATCATCAGAATCGAATAATCTCCAACTACTATCAAAGTTTTGAGTAATTACATCCACATTATCAAGCAAATACTTATAAACATCTTTCTGTTTATTAACTTGAATATTACCTTTTTCATCCAAAGTCCATGAATAAGATACTTTATTTAAATAAATATCCATTGCATATTCATTTACTGATGCAATACTCCAGTCTGCAGTATTAGGTATAAGATTAGACATACCAGTACCTTCTAAAACATTACCTGGAAGACCAAATAACCTATCCAAATGAGGATTTTCTGCATAATGCTTGATTACATAATTATTAGATGCATCCTCACCAGCAGCATTAACAGCTAAATTAACTGAAGTCAACATCCAAGTAATCCAATCCTTATTGTTTGTAACCATACTTACAAATACATCAATTCTAGGCCTATTAACTACAGAACCGTCATTCAATGTTACAGTTAACTCATCAATAGGTATTTGTTCAACACCTAAAACCTTACCATTATCTGCCCAAACAGGTTTGCAACCTAATAAATACATAAATTCAGCAACACCAATACCTTCAGTTCTAGATATTTCTGTACCCCACAAGATTAATGAAGTTAATTCTGGCCATTTTCCATGCTGTTCATAGTAATTAGCCAAAAGCATATCCACAATTCTAACAGCAGACTCATATGCTGCATGAGAAGGCATTCTGGTAGGATCAGATGCATAACCGTCATAACCAGTTGGTATTGAATCACCATAAGAAGGATCGGCAAACAGACCTGCTTTCACATATCTTCCATTTAAAGCACTTAAAATTGCATTCCATTCATTATTCCTTTGAATATTTAGAATAATCTCTTCACAGTAAAGTGTTGAATTATACAAAGAAGTTCCTTCTAAAATACCGAACTCCTTGTTTAATTCTTTAGCAGAACTTCCATTAACCAAACGTGAAGAATAATTTTTTAAGAATGATTTTAACCTGTCAGCTTCTTTGGCATA includes:
- a CDS encoding NosD domain-containing protein → MDGAHVISEIYQTYGILLLYSSNNVVSGNNVNVTSKLAEVHSTTGKDNSTNSLVGIDLYFNSHNNVFSNNIVNVKGKDNYVYGMGVLGYNTGHKAPEGQGATNNTFEGNIITLESPYFATGLIVGAESEGTILKDNVIFLNANGVTYGITLELSKMTTIEGNDVTLNSEVIYGIEALSSDGNVIIGNDFKTDAKQVYGILLSICKENIISNNIISANGNGEELTIRNLDSIKCGNAGIYLRSNSSNNRINANNITSTKGYAIIIDNEAIDNVIVDNYLDSEKGIGNAAVNNTIGNEISDNYVFIANYAINVSEIKYLGNGQFILTCGNELNGAVVKFYDWDDKFIGDTTVSNGGAVYNYAFDETYTPATYRFTAQLFKENYKLSVYEMLVDVNKADVIVTFENITMTQGDTQSISLKIIDPLGNPIKEATVKFNRQSARDFPMGTAVSDSQGIAKISYELPVSLGTGDYIVRADISGLSNYNDASVESKLTVSPRLDVMISINSNMYVKGILGTLKDSNGNIIGNKKVSVKLGSTTYSITSNDEGKLVLPADAKAGSYQATVNSPAEGKYSENTLTSKVLIVNPISGGKNYSVYYGNTVKYKVRILDTKGKAVGAGKVVNFKVNGKTIKSKTDKSGYATASVKLGVGKYTIAATYGGVSTSNNIVFKATLSAKNIVHKKAKTIKFSTKLVDKKGKVLKGKKITFKISGKKYSAKTNKKGVATAAIKNLKVGKFTITSSYGGCTIKNTIQIKK
- a CDS encoding right-handed parallel beta-helix repeat-containing protein, with the translated sequence MSKKINICLVLLLLLVSIGAVSAVENLNETNAVSNEAIYDAVEVSSDVNINHNSNDVLTVEDSQNQLESSSHTINDANYNQYFDLKGNLVSSKVNEGDTINLDGNFSSKNFIFNKKINVVGTSSNNMKNSMISLLSGASGSSISHLNIANTKAETYGIFLNSASNCVIDGCTIKNTGRASYAICVANGANHNNVTDNDLKTYGITYGHGTRSTPTLLVSGSHYNYIANNKVEVDDANGIYLSSYDGGPIKGGLSNFNVIYNNTVMCNKDVLPTSWSYTIQIMGNNNTIKANKVIRGYRGISSSGYGNIFTDNIIRNITGADYNHLGVETGGEYAIVGSYGAIVKNNTIIDCKIISTGAGITVIDNSIVENNWVNVTKAGRGIVAAGSNVVIRNNTVFTEFGSGIYEKDEGSGLLIENNVVTSDSGVGILIEKLSSRRMPSNVNIIGNTVRTGNKVAIDASGVQANTSDIDVQSNNVFGKDIHTPAGVIDTSKPTYIYKGTTLTITPSNFDEYINANGGLTDLVNDGDILKFKGTFDNKVIYINKGIKITGENPIFYNSTFKVTTGNVLIENLNIINKEAERVNAWGIFVNQAQGVRIINNNISVNDPKASYAVYVLESTFVDVWNNQLTSEGDYLTFTLLSYACEDCNFANNTIKTIGTGDVYNFRPETCIDGNEIVIDGKQYCIDGNELYIDGKSYCIDGNELVIDGKSYCIDGNEIVIDGKQYCIDGNELVIEMVMSLL